The following proteins are encoded in a genomic region of Triticum dicoccoides isolate Atlit2015 ecotype Zavitan chromosome 1B, WEW_v2.0, whole genome shotgun sequence:
- the LOC119309166 gene encoding uncharacterized protein LOC119309166: MQQQPAFLAIGGRDEYEYARLETLLMQGGSASVGAPRFNGTDYESWRFRMKLHLGNFHSRVRSIVETGLSSCVDEANPTAPELRNIHYNAQAMNAIYCALSDDQLYRIWHLDTVKL, encoded by the exons ATGCAGCAGCAGCCGGCCTTCCTCGCCATCG GGGGGCGCGACGAGTATGAGTACGCGAGGCTGGAAACGCTCTTGATGCAGGGAGGGTCCGCCTCGGTGGGAGCACCTCGCTTCAATGGCACAGACTACGAATCATGGCGGTTCAGAATGAAGCTCCACTTGGGGAACTTTCACTCTCGTGTGCGGAGCATTGTGGAAACCGGTCTCTCCTCTTGTGTGGATGAAGCGAACCCGACGGCCCCCGAGCTGAGGAACATCCACTACAACGCCCAGGCCATGAACGCCATATACTGCGCCCTCAGTGATGATCAGCTCTACCGGATCTGGCACCTTGATACtgttaaattatga